Within Rhododendron vialii isolate Sample 1 chromosome 12a, ASM3025357v1, the genomic segment CTTTCTTTCGGAGATATGAAACTTTGCAATAGTTTAGTCATACTTTTTCCCAATTCTGATTCTTCACactcttttggttttttttttttttaataaactaaGATATCATCATTTAACAGATTTTATGGATGCTTAAATGTCTCTGTTTTTCAgtttttatttacttatcagGAATTGATTTTGATTGAATACTAGAGGGATTTATATTTAAAACTCGGGAAAGTTGATTTaaagccttaagtcccaatcaattgggtctGTGCAGGAattgatttttctattgagttTTGTCGAGGCATCCTGTTCCATGAGATTGTAAAAACCCTGAATCCTTTCGAACTACCGCATCGAACCTCAATTTCGGTCTACCCCTCCCCTGCATAGTGTTACCCTCAACGCAATTTATGTTGTTAAAATAACTTAGAACACCTGTTTTCCTTGATTCCTCTTAGCTCTGctgcaattgatttggaaatgCTTTCATCCCTGAATTTCCTTTGATTCCTTCCTCTGTTGTTTTCCATCTTTAAGCCAACTCCACCTTTAAATGGGCTTTTAAAAGGTACCTCATCTTCTACTTCTTACATGGTATGTGATCGTTAACTAGATCCGGGATGTTGCAAAGCGGCTCCCTGTAGAGCACTATAATGCACCACCAAAGCCGTCCATAAGTGTTTTCAACGATTCGGATTAAAAACGAACACTTCCATGGAAAAGTTAACTCTTGCAAATCTGAGGACTTTGGAGTATTTACTCTAATCACTGAATTCAATACTTGTTTCTTACGAAGGAATTATGAAAGGATCCAAGTTTTGGTTTATCAGTATAATGCACAGGATCAAATATATACTCCTTAGACAATATCAATTGCGGATGTAGACACACATCTAGGCTTTCTGCTAGCATTATTTTTTACAGCAATTCCCTTGAAATTTTCAGACACCATTGGAAAGTAAACTCACAGCGAATCAACAGGAAAACGATCCCTCCCGCCAGACTCTTGAAGAGTTAAAAGATCCAGAAACATCGTGTGACTACCCTAAAACTCCATCGGTAGGAAAAGAGCCCAATCCACCCAAACCTTCAAAAGCTGGAGACCAGAGTGAAACAAGCATTTCACAAGAAAAGACTCTGAAAAAGCCTGACAAAATCCTCCCTTGCCCGCGTTGCAATAGCATGGAAACGAAGTTCTGCTACTACAACAACTACAACGTCAGTCAGCCGCGCTATTTCTGCAAAAAGTGCCAGCGGTACTGGACAGCTGGTGGAATCATGAGGAACGTTCCGGTAGGTTCAGGGCGTCGCAAGAACAAAAGCTCTTGTGCTTCACATTACGGTCACATAATAGTTTCAGACTGTCTTCAAGCTTCTAAAGCGAATGGCACTATCCTTAGTTTTGGCGCGGATTCGCAACCCTTTTGTGAATCCATTGCATTAAAACCGTTAGAGAACTTTCAACTTGTCAAAATTTCTATTTCCGgtggagggaggagagaaaaggGTGATGATGACACAAGGTCTTCATCAAATTCAGCAGAAAATGGAGGAAATAGAAATCCTGTTTTCCATCAATCGGCAGCACAAAATTTACCATGCTTCAGGGGGCCTGGTCCTTGGTTTTTTCCTTGGACTTCACCTCCGTGGAGGTCTGGGATTTCTCCACCGGCTTTAGGCCCTTGTGGATTTCCTATGCCAGGTTTTCCCCCACCTCCTTATTGGGGTTGTACTACTCTACCCGGATCATGGAACATGCCATGGATTCCCCCTCCAGCTTCTTTAACCTTGGGGAAACATTTGAGGGACACATCAGAGAAAGAAGAGCCATTGTACGAGAGCGATTCTGAGAGAGGGGTGTGGACTCCAAAGACATTGAGGCTTGATCTGAATGACGCTGCAAAAAGTTCTATACGGTCGAACCTAGGGATCAAGAACGAAAAGAATGATTCGACCAACTCAGGGGGGGGTCTGTTTAAGGCCTTCCACTCAAAAGGAGAGGAGAAAACACAAGCGGGAGGAACGTATTTGGCTTTGCAAGCCAACCCTGCAGCGCTGTCGCGATCATTCAAATTCCGCGAGAGTGTAAATGAGTGCTGAAAAGTTGTctgtaaatttctttttgcaTCTGTACAGAGGAGCCATTGTCTAATTAACCTAATCAGGGCTCCATTTTGTGTGTTTCATGTGCATATGTAACTATGAAGTAGAATAGAGGAAAAGGCAGAGAGATTCTTGATTGTTGATGCTTGAAATGTACCAACATCAAATGTGCTGTGGAATAAGTTTGTCAATCTAAATCAGGAATTTCCTGTCAGTTATTATTATGTGAATTAAGTTCAGAATGCGTTTCAGTGTTTGGCACACTTGTTATCAAGGTTTTAAATTGCAGTAACAGAAAACGTAACGGTATTGGTAATACAACCATAAATTTGCTGATACGAACCGTACACAAGTAAATAACGGCATCGGAGGTCCAAAAAATTCCATCGATATTTAACGGCTTTTATTTAAAACCCTACTCGTAATAGATCAAGTGGCATTAGTAGCTGTTTCGAGGTTAATTTAACTCAGATTTTGCCCAACTCTGTCTGCATTACCTAAGGCTCTCTAACTAATTATTTGGCCAAGTCATAGGTGGAAATACTAATATAAATGTGGGCATATTTCAAGATATGAATATGACTAAATGAGGAAGGGATTAGTCTTGTAGACCTTTCCTTTCTGCAGACAAGACTTGAATGTAGCATTTCATAAAAGGCCAAGTGCTTTCCCTTTCAAGTGAAAAGGATCCAACAACTAATGCCCCAACGTAGAAACAAATTGAGGATAAaagtttcctctttttcccccCTTTCTTTTTGCCTTCTTTTCAGGATTCTTt encodes:
- the LOC131310452 gene encoding cyclic dof factor 2-like isoform X2, whose amino-acid sequence is MTEVKDPAIKLFGKTIPLPPKQRVSVSATPRKENCDRVSDEEEDGKENDPSRQTLEELKDPETSCDYPKTPSVGKEPNPPKPSKAGDQSETSISQEKTLKKPDKILPCPRCNSMETKFCYYNNYNVSQPRYFCKKCQRYWTAGGIMRNVPVGSGRRKNKSSCASHYGHIIVSDCLQASKANGTILSFGADSQPFCESIALKPLENFQLVKISISGGGRREKGDDDTRSSSNSAENGGNRNPVFHQSAAQNLPCFRGPGPWFFPWTSPPWRSGISPPALGPCGFPMPGFPPPPYWGCTTLPGSWNMPWIPPPASLTLGKHLRDTSEKEEPLYESDSERGVWTPKTLRLDLNDAAKSSIRSNLGIKNEKNDSTNSGGGLFKAFHSKGEEKTQAGGTYLALQANPAALSRSFKFRESVNEC
- the LOC131310452 gene encoding cyclic dof factor 1-like isoform X1; protein product: MTEVKDPAIKLFGKTIPLPPKQRVSVSATPRKENCDRVSDEEEDGKTPLESKLTANQQENDPSRQTLEELKDPETSCDYPKTPSVGKEPNPPKPSKAGDQSETSISQEKTLKKPDKILPCPRCNSMETKFCYYNNYNVSQPRYFCKKCQRYWTAGGIMRNVPVGSGRRKNKSSCASHYGHIIVSDCLQASKANGTILSFGADSQPFCESIALKPLENFQLVKISISGGGRREKGDDDTRSSSNSAENGGNRNPVFHQSAAQNLPCFRGPGPWFFPWTSPPWRSGISPPALGPCGFPMPGFPPPPYWGCTTLPGSWNMPWIPPPASLTLGKHLRDTSEKEEPLYESDSERGVWTPKTLRLDLNDAAKSSIRSNLGIKNEKNDSTNSGGGLFKAFHSKGEEKTQAGGTYLALQANPAALSRSFKFRESVNEC